In Penicillium psychrofluorescens genome assembly, chromosome: 5, a single window of DNA contains:
- a CDS encoding uncharacterized protein (ID:PFLUO_008465-T1.cds;~source:funannotate) yields MSPLRGYITSYPPRVRQYGNALLTPVITPVVAGPTPRTTKRGTTAINYAEDGFDDEDFDESDGPRRPTGLRSLRREESISDKLPLAGKVGRETHEPVEVQGVFREWMIKRMLRPACADQLQIQAQLPQTLVPIRIDVEVPAHTPIEPFPLPRGLVNDTSITPALPAYRKPEPLPSYHIKDTFLWNLHEALATPEEFAVGFVRDLDLPNPQAITMTISNQIRQQLEEYAGVALHPLFQSTLPITTTPGVPPQTEPSRDTSMTPAAANAATPDSRAANGVAVAVTVTKEALVNDSLLNPDDAYRCLINLNINLQNKLYTDKFEWSLLHPPGLAEEFAKITCADLSLSGEWVSAIAHGIYEAVLRLKKEVCESGGLVSGINGYGNEIDNLAANGTEAGWRYDPETLADEWEPKVETLSKEEIERREGDRERQIRRLRRETARFSSTAGITPEVSRQSSGYFEVDSETPLGRGERNKRKRRFRSLSPLGRGTPGRATPDTGSGAGYGGGGGTLSEWERQSWRCSNCMVWGTAVWAVRDGPDGPRSLCHNCGFLYERDKIAPEWSKDLHRHDIPVSRYT; encoded by the exons ATGTCCCCTCTTCGCGGCTACATCACATCCTACCCGCCACGGGTGCGCCAGTATGGCAACGCGCTACTCACGCCGGTGATCACCCCGGTAGTGGCTGGCCCAACTCCGCGAACAACAAAGCGTGGCACCACAGCCATCAATTACGCGGAAGATGGatttgacgatgaagatTTTGATGAAAGCGATGGGCCCCGGCGACCAACGGGCCTGCGCAGCCTCCGGCGCGAAGAATCCATCTCCGACAAACTGCCGCTGGCTGGGAAGGTGGGCAGAGAAACACACGAGCCTGTCGAGGTACAAGGCGTGTTTCGCGAGTGGATGATTAAGAGGATGCTCCGCCCAGC ATGTGCGGATCAATTACAGATTCAGGCCCAGCTGCCTCAAACACTCGTCCCCATCCGAATCGACGTGGAGGTGCCCGCGCACACGCCCATCGAGCCATTTCCTCTGCCACGCGGTCTGGTCAATGATACTAGCATCACCCCGGCCCTCCCGGCCTACCGAAAACCAGAGCCATTGCCCTCATATCACATCAAGGACACATTCCTGTGGAACCTGCACGAAGCACTAGCCACCCCAGAAGAATTTGCGGTGGGATTTGTCCGGGACCTCGACCTCCCCAATCCACAGGCAATCACGATGACGATCAGCAATCAAATTCGACAGCAGCTAGAAGAGTATGCCGGAGTGGCTCTACATCCTCTTTTCCAGAGTACGCTACCCATCACGACCACCCCGGGTGTTCCTCCGCAGACTGAGCCGTCTCGCGATACTTCTATGACGCCCGCGGCGGCGAATGCGGCCACTCCGGACAGCCGGGCGGCCAACGGGGTCGCAGTAGCAGTGACAGTCACAAAAGAGGCGCTGGTCAACGACAGCCTCCTGAATCCAGACGATGCATATAGGTGTCTGATCAATCTCAACATCAACTTGCAAAACAAGCTCTATACGGACAAGTTCGAATGGTCACTCCTACATCCGCCCGGATTGGCCGAGGAATTCGCCAAGATCACCTGCGCTGACCTCAGTCTCAGCGGCGAGTGGGTGAGCGCCATCGCGCACGGCATCTACGAGGCGGTCCTAAGACTGAAGAAAGAGGTATGCGAGAGCGGCGGCCTCGTGAGCGGAATTAATGGTTACGGAAACGAGATTGATAATCTAGCGGCGAACGGCACCGAGGCCGGTTGGCGATATGACCCGGAGACTCTGGCAGATGAGTGGGAGCCCAAAGTGGAAACCTTATCGAAGGAAGAGATCGAAAGACGTGAAGGTGACCGCGAGCGACAAATCCGTCGATTGCGTCGAGAAACCGCCCGGTTTTCGTCTACTGCTGGTATTACCCCAGAGGTATCGAGGCAGAGCAGTGGGTATTTCGAAGTCGACAGCGAGACTCCCTTGGGCCGGGGTGAGAGGAACAAGCGGAAGCGCCGCTTCCGCAGTCTGAGCCCCCTGGGACGAGGCACGCCCGGTCGAGCAACCCCGGACACGGGGTCGGGTGCCGGATAcggcggtggaggtggcaCACTATCCGAATG GGAACGGCAAAGCTGGCGATGCAGCAATTGTATGGTCTGGGGCACGGCTGTTTGGGCTGTGCGGGATGGACCCGATGGGCCAAGG TCACTTTGCCACAATTGCGGCTTCCTCTACGAACGAGACAAGATTGCTCCCGAGTGGTCGAAAGATCTCCATCGCCACGACATCCCCGTCAGCCGATACACCTGA
- a CDS encoding uncharacterized protein (ID:PFLUO_008464-T1.cds;~source:funannotate): protein MSDALCGPSNALQNFKNHASVDRTLQQDRLTARQSPAQVSVWQISRYGELMLDQQGFRSQNPREGILDHEFAAFEANLAGPAIPELQHPAHFGPPAAQIPAPHHPGNADWASDFQNLQISGPAHHAPQLQHMSPSPAIAGGWQNEFMSQHQHQPPAHAQQTPGMNRAFQPAFAPSYQMQSTSMMQHQQQPQEQPAPADQFDESAFEAAFEQARADMDMELQTNATETVQDTIHETDEENADPVVHEEIRIGSDTIPQADKGRGADELARTAGELLDRVQHDQSQKFQQSNFLALMRRIRDREVQVEGDEFREVSTNP, encoded by the coding sequence ATGAGCGACGCTCTCTGCGGCCCATCGAATGCGCTGCAGAACTTCAAGAACCATGCGTCGGTCGATCGCACACTCCAACAAGACCGGCTAACTGCTCGGCAGTCGCCTGCCCAGGTAAGTGTATGGCAAATCAGTCGCTACGGAGAGCTAATGCTAGACCAGCAGGGTTTCCGATCACAGAACCCCCGGGAGGGAATCCTCGACCACGAATTCGCTGCATTTGAAGCCAACCTCGCGGGCCCAGCGATTCCTGAACTCCAGCACCCCGCTCACTTTGGACCGCCGGCTGCCCAGATCCCTGCGCCTCACCACCCGGGAAACGCCGATTGGGCATCGGACTTTCAGAACCTGCAGATTTCGGGCCCTGCACATCATGCGCCACAACTACAGCACATGTCACCCTCCCCTGCGATCGCGGGAGGGTGGCAGAATGAGTTCATGAGccagcaccaacaccagccgCCGGCACATGCCCAGCAAACCCCGGGAATGAATCGGGCCTTCCAACCAGCTTTTGCGCCCAGCTATCAGATGCAAAGTACATCCATGATGCAACACCAACAGCAACCACAGGAACAACCGGCGCCAGCGGACCAGTTCGACGAGTCTGCCTTTGAGGCTGCATTTGAGCAAGCACGAGCGGATATGGATATGGAACTACAAACGAACGCAACCGAGACCGTACAGGACACAATTCACGAGACCGATGAGGAAAACGCTGATCCCGTTGTCCACGAAGAAATCCGCATTGGATCCGACACCATCCCCCAGGCCGACAAGGGGCGAGGCGCCGACGAACTCGCGCGAACGGCCGGAGAGCTCCTCGACCGCGTCCAGCACGACCAATCCCAGAAATTCCAACAAAGCAACTTCCTTGCGCTGATGCGCCGCATCCGAGACCGCGAGGTGCAGGTTGAAGGAGACGAGTTTCGCGAAGTCAGTACCAACCCGTAA
- a CDS encoding uncharacterized protein (ID:PFLUO_008462-T1.cds;~source:funannotate) produces MSPSPKTSLVDLPNEIVQRIAALLPTDKDVTNFSLVCKDICNTVLPSESAIWRSRFGDLYDIPAGRSSDELKAEYKVRSIVLVQDIDFKRGEGAQQRLWLEVVHTMLLESLTLPLKSHTSKTYDQLSERLKKLSFLRRPVSGYGLYQPREPSELFCAVQLCLTSMALHPAMNFCCLRTDYDIGTVYACGDELKIPLIQPDAPNLPNLLHIRNFWLRHLRNHCEGTFFESFAKLPDHLRPSARVFSDGEFNLGTSWLGYYSCLHPAPDPMEQLRFRQTCADLDTHWDQVELMTLELELQSDDEKAWPTEFDAILPRLGEPKNRVFFQGVQQTYGGTTPARNGVIGFTEPIAVHYGGFTGWNRICFAIRDEGGSPAQAGSSAEQGQWTPWALERSAWLHGYEAVILPGDAVMLGRWVDMKDMTGRGPFLFWDV; encoded by the exons ATGTCTCCCTCTCCGAAGACCTCACTTGTGGATCTTCCCAACGAG ATCGTCCAAAGGATCGCCGCCCTCCTCCCAACCGACAAAGACGTCACAAACTTCTCACTCGTCTGCAAGGACATCTGCAACACCGTGCTCCCATCTGAGTCAGCCATCTGGCGCAGTCGCTTTGGCGATCTATACGATATACCAGCGGGCCGATCCTCAGATGAGCTGAAAGCCGAATATAAAGTTCGCTCCATCGTGTTGGTCCAGGACATCGACTTCAAACGGGGCGAAGGTGCCCAGCAACGGCTGTGGCTTGAAGTGGTTCACACCATGCTTCTCGAATCCTTGACTCTGCCGCTGAAAAGCCATACGTCCAAGACATATGATCAACTGTCTGAACGACTCAAGAAGCTGAGTTTTCTTCGGAGACCGGTCTCTGGCTATGGATTGTATCAGCCGCGGGAGCCTTCGGAGCTGTTTTGTGCGGTGCAGTTG TGTCTCACTTCCATGGCCCTGCACCCAGCCATGAACTTCTGTTGTCTCCGCACCGACTATGACATCGGCACAGTGTATGCCTGCGGGGACGAGCTCAAAATCCCATTGATCCAGCCTGATGCCCCGAACCTCCCCAACTTGTTGCACATACGCAACTTTTGGCTACGACACCTTCGCAATCACTGCGAAGGCACTTTCTTCGAGTCCTTCGCCAAGTTGCCGGACCATCTGAGACCCAGTGCGCGTGTGTTCTCGGATGGGGAGTTTAATTTGGGCACTTCGTGGCTGGGTTACTACT CATGCCTTCATCCTGCCCCCGATCCAATGGAGCAGCTTCGATTCAGACAGACATGCGCCGATCTCGATACTCACTGGGACCAAGTCGAGTTAATG ACCCTCGAGCTTGAACTCCAGTCTGATGATGAAAAAGCCTGGCCTACAGAATTCGACGCCATCCTGCCCCGACTCGGCGAGCCGAAGAATCGAGTATTCTTCCAAGGCGTGCAGCAAACATATGGAGGAACCACCCCGGCCAGGAACGGGGTTATTGGCTTCACCGAGCCAATTGCGGTCCACTATGGGGGGTTTACAGGCTGGAATCGCATCTGCTTTGCCATTCGGGACGAAGGTGGTTCACCGGCCCAAGCGGGAAGCAGTGCAGAGCAAGGACAATGGACGCCCTGGGCGCTGGAAAGAAGCGCTTGGCTTCATGGGTACGAGGCGGTTATTCTTCCTGGTGATGCGGTGATGCTGGGAAGATGGGTGGATATGAAAGATATGACGGGGCGAGGACCGTTTCTCTTCTGGGATGTGTGA
- a CDS encoding uncharacterized protein (ID:PFLUO_008461-T1.cds;~source:funannotate) gives MNGETLTISQFSTGVISSTLVTVGSDLSGRDLTTLDKSLITSCTSLFALFASPLTGILADKLGRRKVILGADALFALGAVIQAVTSHVGGMIFGRSIVGLAVGSASAVTPLYISELAPSHARGRLVTIMCLLITGGQVVAYTIGWLFSAMPGGWRWIVGLGALPAILQFAILVFLPETPRWLVQAGFDTRAQNVLARIYRDCDDSDRVVERVMRNIRGEIVQEALELGQNKPLGSKPQWLHDTMERAGDLLRNGGNRRALTIAMMLQGLQQLCGFNSLMYFSATIFHDLNFTSPTLIALSVAGTNFLGTLVAFVLIDRIGRRRILLYSIPVMALALFGCAVAFFSLKPSSLGGRDDPVTSRLSMPTVYLQMYQHSPDTESRALFFPVSIIVFMVIYTAAYALGLGNVPWQQSELFPLNVRSLGSALATGTNWGSNFIVGLTFLPMMQWISPGWTFAIYALVCTLGWFVVRAIYPEMSGLGLEDVKGLLANGWGVQESLRRRRTLSVEIES, from the exons ATGA ACGGAGAGACATTGACGATCTCACAATTCAGTACCGGGGTAATCTCGTCGACCTTGGTGACTGTGGGCTCCGACCTCTCGGGTCGCGACCTCACCACTCTCGACAAGAGTCTCATCACCTCATGTACCAGTCTATTTGCACTCTTCGCGAGTCCCCTGACGGGTATTCTGGCGGATAAACTCGGCCGGCGCAAGGTCATTCTCGGCGCGGATGCTTTGTTTGCGCTCGGAGCTGTGATCCAGGCGGTTACGAGTCATGTCGGGGGCATGATTTTTGGTCGGAGTATTGTTGGTCTTGCGGTTGGTAGTGCTAGTGCCGTGACTCCACT ATATATCTCCGAGCTGGCACCATCCCACGCCCGAGGACGGCTGGTGACCATTATGTGCTTGCTCATCACCGGCGGCCAAGTCGTGGCATATACTATCGGCTGGCTCTTCTCCGCCATGCCGGGGGGTTGGCGCTGGATCGTCGGTCTTGGGGCACTGCCTGCAATCCTGCAATTTGCAATCCTGGTGTTTCTCCCCGAGACGCCTCGGTGGCTTGTCCAAGCCGGATTCGACACCCGCGCACAGAATGTCTTGGCCCGGATCTACCGAGACTGCGACGACAGTGACCGCGTCGTGGAAAGAGTGATGCGCAACATTCGTGGAGAGATTGTTCAAGAGGCCCTCGAACTCGGGCAGAACAAACCCCTCGGCTCAAAACCGCAGTGGCTCCATGATACCATGGAGCGCGCAGGCGACTTGCTCCGTAATGGCGGCAACCGGAGAGCGCTGACGATCGCCATGATGCTGCAGGGACTGCAGCAGCTGTGTGGGTTCAACAGTTTGATGTACTTTTCCGCCACCATCTTCCATGATTTAAACTTCACTTCGCCGACACTGATTGCGCTCTCGGTGGCGGGGACGAATTTCCTCGGCACTCTTGTCGCATTTGTCTTGATCGACCGAATTGGCCGCCGACGAATTTTGCTGTATTCCATCCCCGTGATGGCTCTGGCCTTGTTCGGCTGCGCTGTTGCATTCTTTTCACTCaagccctcctcgctgggcGGGCGCGATGACCCAGTCACGTCCAGATTGTCGATGCCAACCGTGTATCTACAAATGTACCAGCACAGTCCCGACACTGAATCCCGCGCATTGTTCTTCCCCGTTTCGATCATCGTCTTCATGGTCATCTACACCGCTGCTTACGCCTTGGGTCTCGGTAATGTCCCCTGGCAACAGTCCGAGTTGTTTCCTCTGAATGTGCGTTCCTTGGGCTCGGCGTTGGCGACGGGGACGAATTGGGGCTCGAATTTTATTGTTGGCCTCaccttcttgcccatgatgCAATGGATTTCGCCGGGGTGGACCTTTGCAATCTATGCGCTTGTCTGTACGCTGGGATGGTTCGTTGTGCGAGCCATCTACCCGGAGATGAGTGGGCTCGGCTTGGAAGACGTGAAGGGTCTGTTGGCAAATGGTTGGGGAGTGCAGGAGAGTCTTCGGCGTCGACGTACTTTGTCAGTTGAAATAGAGTCATAG
- a CDS encoding uncharacterized protein (ID:PFLUO_008460-T1.cds;~source:funannotate): METELQAQIPGLDRVISEYSVGYLTHASNLYVEDGSIQSPLTEAAETVTELLVSASGDFSAQNHDAIGNLVEKFISNLSSSNGVDAERRQMPFTAKKLDQAINVGSQRNMSSTLGLTGTTVDLESANARKVESRVDKKKLEKAERKIRFKQEKKQMKTVQYEASRLLNPSDEAMSYEEFFMAVNPLQLGADAQSKSKDIKLDNLDISISGLRILTDAALTLAYGRRYGLVGQNGIGKSTLLRALSRREVAIPSHISILHVEQEITGDDTTAIQAVLDADVWRKHLLAEQEKITKQLAAIEEERSQMADTSKDAARLDHEREGLDITLSDVYSKLTEMESDKAESRAASILAGLGFSPERQQYATKTFSGGWRMRLSLARALFCEPDLLLLDEPSNMLDVPSITFLSNYLQGYPSTVLVVSHDRSFLNEVATDIVHQHSERLDYYRGANFESFYATKEERRKTAKREYEKQMGERAHLQAFIDKFRYNAAKSSEAQSRIKKLERMPVLEAPESEYVVHFQFPEVEKLSPPIVQMTEVSFGYTKEMPLLKDVDLDVQLDSRIGIVGPNGAGKTTVLKLLTNQLEATKGLISAHSRLRIGFFAQHHVDALDMTTSAVSFMAKTYPGKSDEEYRRHLGAFGITGTTGLQRMELLSGGQKSRVAFACLSLTNPHILVLDEPSNHLDIEGMDALSEALKRFEGGVVMVSHDVTMLQNVCTSLWVCDKGTVTKFDGNVNAYKKMISAQANEAGVVAPH, translated from the exons ATGGAAACCGAACTCCAGGCGCAGATCCCCGGCCTCGACCGTGTCATTTCAGAATACTCGGTG GGCTACCTGACCCACGCCTCCAACCTGTACGTCGAGGATGGCAGCATACAATCCCCATTAACCGAGGCCGCCGAAACCGTCACCGAGCTTCTAGTGTCCGCCTCGGGAGATTTCTCCGCGCAGAACCACGACGCGATCGGCAACCTGGTGGAAAAGTTCATCTCCAACCTGAGCTCCTCCAATGGCGTGGATGCGGAGCGGCGACAGATGCCGTTCACGGCCAAAAAGCTGGACCAGGCCATCAACGTTGGCTCCCAGCGCAACATGTCATCCACCCTGGGCTTGACCGGCACCACCGTGGACTTGGAGTCGGCCAATGCCCGAAAGGTCGAGTCGCGCGTGGATAAGAAGAAGCTCGAAAAGGCCGAGCGCAAGATTCGGTtcaagcaggagaagaagcagatgaagacCGTTCAGTATGAAGCCTCGCGCTTGCTGAACCCGTCGGATGAGGCCATGTCCTATGAAGAGTTCTTCATGGCGGTCAACCCTCTCCAGCTGGGCGCAGATGCCCAGTCCAAGAGCAAGGATATCAAGCTGGACAACCTCGATATCTCCATCAGCGGTCTCCGGATCCTGACCGACGCAGCCTTGACGCTGGCCTATGGTCGTCGTTATGGCTTGGTGGGTCAGAACGGTATCGGAAAGTCCACTCTGCTGCGCGCCTTGAGTCGCCGAGAAGTCGCCATTCCAAGCCACATTTCCATTCTCCACGTCGAGCAAGAGATTACCGGTGATGATACCACAGCTATTCAGGCCGTTTTGGACGCCGACGTGTGGCGGAAACACCTCCTCGCAGAACAAGAGAAGATCACAAAACAATTGGCAGCGATCGAAGAGGAGAGATCCCAGATGGCAGATACGTCAAAAGATGCCGCCAGATTGGACCACGAACGGGAAGGCCTGGATATCACTCTCAGCGATGTCTATTCCAAGCTTACTGAGATGGAATCGGACAAGGCCGAGTCCCGCGCAGCCAGCATTTTGGCCGGTCTGGGTTTCTCCCCGGAGAGACAGCAGTACGCCACCAAGACCTTCTCCGGTGGTTGGAGAATGAGATTGTCGCTGGCTCGAGCTCTGTTCTGTGAGCCAGATCTCCTTCTGCTGGACG AACCGTCGAACATGTTGGACGTTCCGTCGATCACTTTCTTGTCCAACTACCTCCAAGGCTATCCTAGTACTGTCCTGGTCGTTTCTCACGATCGATCATTCCTCAACGAAGTGGCCACGGATATTGTCCACCAACATTCGGAGCGTCTGGACTACTACCGGGGCGCTAATTTCG AATCATTCTATGCGACCAAAGAAGAGCGGAGGAAGACTGCCAAGCGCGAGTATGAGAAGCAGATGGGAGAACGGGCACATCTTCAAG CCTTTATCGATAAATTCCGGTACAATGCTGCCAAGTCCTCCGAAGCGCAGTCGAGgatcaagaagctcgagcgGATGCCTGTCCTCGAGGCCCCCGAGAGCGAATATGTCGTTCATTTCCAGTTCCCCGAGGTTGAGAAGCTGTCCCCACCCATCGTTCAAATGACCGAAGTGTCCTTCGGCTACACCAAAGAGATGCCTCTTCTCAAGGATGTGGATCTGGATGTTCAACTGGATTCGCGTATTGGAATTGTTGGACCGAACGGTGCCGGAAAAACCACCGTGCTGAAACTCCTGACCAACCAGCTGGAGGCAACCAAGGGTCTGATCTCGGCGCACTCGAGATTGCGCATTGGATTCTTTGCCCAACACCACGTTGACGCGCTGGATATGACGACGAGTGCCGTAAGTTTCATGGCCAAGACGTATCCCGGCAAGAGTGACGAGGAGTACCGAAGACACTTGGGCGC ATTTGGCATTACCGGCACCACCGGTCTCCAGCgcatggagctgctgtcTGGAGGACAGAAATCCCGTGTGGCGTTCGCCTGTCTGTCTCTGACCAACCCGCACATCCTGGTTCTGGACGAGCCGTCCAATCACCTGGATATCGAGGGTATGGATGCGCTGTCGGAGGCCCTGAAAAGGTTCGAGGGAGGTGTGGTGATGGTTTCCCACGACGTGACGATGCTGCAGAATGTGTGTACGAGCCTGTGGGTGTGCGACAAGGGCACGGTGACCAAGTTCGACGGCAATGTCAACGCCTACAAGAAGATGATCAGCGCGCAGGCCAATGAGGCAGGGGTGGTTGCTCCTCATTAA
- a CDS encoding uncharacterized protein (ID:PFLUO_008463-T1.cds;~source:funannotate): MIHDAGLDYYGRRLATCSSDKTIKIFEIEGEAHRLVETLKGHEGAVWCIAWAHPKYGTILASSSYDGKVLIWREQPQNATNPVGGSTWSKVFDFSLHTASVNMVSWAPHESGCLLACASSDGHVSVLEFRDNSWTHQIFHAHGMGVNSISWAPAAFAGSLISSNPGPGQQRRFVTGGSDNLIKIWDYNTESKSYSLTQTLEGHSDWVRDVAWSPSILSKSYIASASQDKTVRIWTSDAANPGQWSSQTLEFDTVLWRVSWSLSGNILAVSGGDNKVSLWKENLKGQWEKVKDIEE; this comes from the exons ATGATC CATGATGCCGGCTTGGACTACTATGGACGCCGGCTAGCGACATGCTCTTCCGATAAAACTATTAAGATCTTCGAGATTGAGGGCGAGGCACACCGCTTGGTCGAGACCTTGAAAGG TCATGAGGGTGCGGTGTGGTGTATCGCCTGG GCGCACCCGAAATACGGCACGATTCTCGCTTCCTCGTCGTACGACGGCAAGGTCCTGATTTGGCGTGAGCAACCGCAGAACGCGACCAACCCCGTCGGTGGCAGCACATGGAGCAAGgtcttcgacttctcccTGCACACGGCGTCCGTAAACATGGTCTCGTGGGCCCCGCACGAGAGTGGCTGTCTCCTGGCCTGCGCATCCTCCGACGGCCATGTCAGTGTCCTCGAGTTCCGTGACAACAGCTGGACCCATCAGATCTTCCACGCACACGGGATGGGCGTCAATTCCATCAGCTGGGCGCCTGCTGCCTTTGCGGGCAGCCTGATCAGCTCGAACCCCGGGCCGGGGCAGCAGAGACGGTTTGTCACCGGTGGAAGCGACAATCTGATCAAAATCTGGGACTATAA caccgagTCCAAATCCTACAGCCTGACCCAAACCCTGGAGGGCCACTCGGACTGGGTCCGCGACGTTGCCTGGTCACCGAGTATTCTCTCCAAGTCTTATATCGCCTCGGCCTCCCAAGATAAGACGGTTCGCATTTGGACCTCCGATGCGGCCAACCCGGGTCAGTGGTCCAGCCAAACACTCGAATTCGATACTGTCTTATGGCGCGTCAGCTGGAGTCTCAGTGGTAATATCCTGGCTGTCAGCGGTGGCGACAACAAGGTCAGCTTGTGGAAGGAGAACCTGAAGGGGcagtgggagaaggtgaaggatATTGAGGAGtag